In Mesorhizobium sp., one DNA window encodes the following:
- a CDS encoding ABC transporter ATP-binding protein, which translates to MTPAVSFQKVSRHFGAVRAVDAVDLEIAEGEFFAMLGPSGSGKTTCLRLIAGFEQPTSGRIEIFGENAVGVPPYRRNVNTVFQDYALFPHLNVADNVAYGLMVKGIGREERSRAAEEALALVKLPGYGARKPGQLSGGQRQRVALARALVNKPRVLLLDEPLGALDLKLREQMQEELKSLQKQLGITFVFVTHDQGEALSMADRVAVFNDGRIMQIGSPQDIYRRPATRFVADFVGSSNILPPDFMQRYAGQRRWGSLRPEHIRILAQTSGDGVPARVAALSYLGAGTRVSLDAEGLRLHAVVDSGGALPAPGDAVVLTFNRDHVHVMDEPA; encoded by the coding sequence ATGACACCAGCCGTCTCCTTCCAGAAGGTCTCGCGCCATTTCGGCGCCGTGCGCGCCGTCGACGCGGTCGACCTCGAGATCGCCGAAGGCGAGTTCTTCGCCATGCTCGGGCCTTCCGGCTCGGGCAAGACGACCTGCCTGAGGCTGATCGCGGGCTTCGAGCAGCCGACATCCGGCCGCATCGAAATCTTCGGCGAGAACGCGGTTGGCGTGCCGCCCTATCGGCGCAACGTCAACACGGTGTTCCAGGACTATGCGCTCTTCCCGCATCTCAACGTCGCCGACAATGTCGCCTACGGATTGATGGTGAAGGGCATAGGCCGCGAGGAGCGCAGCCGCGCGGCGGAAGAGGCGCTGGCGCTGGTCAAGCTGCCGGGCTACGGCGCGCGCAAGCCCGGCCAGTTGTCCGGCGGCCAGCGGCAGCGCGTGGCGCTGGCGCGCGCGCTGGTCAACAAGCCGCGCGTGCTGCTGTTGGACGAGCCGCTCGGCGCGCTCGACCTCAAGCTGCGCGAGCAGATGCAGGAGGAGCTGAAGTCGCTGCAGAAGCAGCTCGGAATCACCTTCGTCTTCGTCACGCACGATCAGGGCGAGGCACTGTCCATGGCCGACCGCGTCGCCGTGTTCAACGACGGCAGGATCATGCAGATCGGCAGCCCGCAGGACATCTATCGCCGGCCGGCCACGCGTTTCGTCGCCGATTTCGTCGGTTCGTCGAACATCCTGCCGCCGGATTTCATGCAGCGCTATGCCGGCCAGCGGCGCTGGGGCAGCCTGCGGCCCGAGCATATCCGCATCCTCGCGCAGACCAGCGGCGACGGCGTACCGGCGCGGGTCGCGGCGCTCAGCTATCTTGGTGCCGGCACGCGGGTGTCGCTCGACGCCGAGGGTCTTCGCCTGCACGCTGTCGTCGATTCCGGCGGCGCGCTGCCTGCGCCGGGCGATGCGGTCGTTCTGACCTTCAACCGCGACCACGTCCACGTGATGGACGAGCCGGCATGA